The genomic region TAGAGTTCTTGAATATGATCCAATGGTGTTTATTAAAATTAAGCGTAATAAGACGAAGAAGATCGTAGTAAATGCAACCCAAGAGCTGAAAAAGATTTATGATGCTATTAATAATGAGTTTTTCCATGATCCGTTTTGGTTGGCATATTTTAGTTTTGCAATGCAGGGGAGACGGCGCACTGAAATCATGATGATAAAGTGGGAAGATGTAAGTTTTGAGCATAACTATTATGTGCTGCGTGATACTAAGAATGATGAAGAGCAAAAGATATATTTACCTGAGCGGATTAAGCTTTTAATCTCTGAATTTAGAGGCAGGGGAGAATATGTGTTTACCTCTGGTTATACCGGAACCCATATTACGGGAATACAGCACCATATTGATAAGCTTAAAAAGCGTCTCGAAAATCCGGCATTTTGTTTACACTATCTTCGGAATGTAATCGTTTCAGCTATGGCAGAGCAGGGGCTAGAGAGTATGCACCTATCCGGTGCATTAGGACATAATGATCCGAACACGATTAAGAAATATTTGACAATGAATTATCTCCGAAGCTCAGAGATGGCAAGCGATGTGATCGATACTATTGTGAATGTGAAGAAAGAGGAAGTAGTTTTAGATTTTTGTATTTGATTATGTAGAAATTTGGACTTAAGTTTCAAGTTTGAAATCATTTTTTGGTATAATTTTGAAAGCTTTAGATGATAAAAAAGTTCCATTCTTCGCGATGGATACACTCGGTTCATCTCTTAATATCTCACTGTAAATCCTATGAGATAGAAGCGATTTGACAAGGGTAGGGATAGCGTAAGGGTTTGTCGGCTTACTCGTTGTAATCCCTACTGGGTAATGAATAATGTTTTATTGGTACAAGCCTCTATCTGAAACTTCTTTCTGTTTTATCTCCGCAATTCGATTCAGATAATTTTCACACCAATCACTAAAAGCAAGCAACCAATTACGGTATTGTCTGTCGACTTTTAAATAATACTTTACAAAGCGATTATATTCAACATGAGGTATCTTTTTTTCATCACATTTTTTATATGCTGCATTTTGTAGCTGTTCTAAATATTCATTACTACATTCATCCAACATACATTTCTTTGATAGAGAGAATGGATGTATTTTTCTCTCTATTTTGTTTTTTTGTTTTGATTTACTACCAACTATTTCGCCTACATTTGGCATTTTTTCAGATTTCATTTTATTCTTCCACTCTAATCCTTTTGCGGTTAGACAGTAAGCAGGAGCAGTATTTTTATTGATACTTTTGATGATGTCTTTATCTTCAAGTTCTTTTATACATCGTGATATAGTAGAGATACTGCCAAGAAAAGGTAACTCTGAAAGAATTTTTTCACGGTATAAAAGATAATACATATTTTTATCATCGATATTATCTGATTTGCAAGGAGTTGCCCAATTTTCTAAATTGGCAAAAACGTGCATCACATGGATAGTTCTTAATTTTAACTTCCATTCATTGACTTTTTGATAATTGGTATACGCTCCCCAAATCATTTCGATTCACCGTTCAATAGCTTATTCCATCTTTGACCTTTTTCAGTAAGTGCATAAGCTGTATGGGTGTAATCAATATCTGGCAATGAAATAGATTTGATTACACCTTTTTTTTCCAAACCTAAAATTCCGCGTTTTATGCAAGATGTACTTTCAAGAATAGGTAATTCATTCAAAATGTTTCGTCTGCTTAAGACGTGATACGTATTAGCATCTTGAAAAATCTGATTAGGACTATACTTTTCCATTTCAGAAAAGACTGCCATTAACATACTTTCGTTCATATTGAGTTTCCAATCACGTATATTGTGATAATCTAAATATGCCATTTCTATCATTTCTATTTATCCTTGTAAAAATATAGTCGTTTATTTTGTAAGTGCTTTAAAGACACAAATATGCTAAAATAAACTTCATACCTTGATATTGTATATTATTTTGTAAATAGTGTCAATTATATTGTTAGTAAATAGGAGTGCTTGTGGAAAATATAATTAGTCAAATTGAAAGACTGAAAAAAGTATATATCTGTAAAACAGATTCAGACCTTTCTCGTATACTAGGTGTGGATAAAAATACTGTATGTGTTTGGAAAAAAAGAAATTCAATACCTGCCTATATTTTTAAAAAAATTTCTGAAGATAAAAATATATCGATAGATTGGCTATCACGTGGTATCGGTAGCATGTACATTCATGATGCGAATGAAAGTTTTCTCAAAGATGTATCAAAAATCGAGTTTGCACTTAATGGACCGATTAGCATGGACCTTTTAAAAAATCTTTGTGAAAATGAAGAGATTGTAAAATTGATTGAATTATTACCTCATGCTCCAAAGCCTTTTATTGAACAAATAATTATTCGTCTTGAAGAATTTGAAAAGCTTTCAAAGCTCTAAAAAAAATTCTTTTATATATAGTCTTTTTATTTATAAAAAGGCTATAGGATAATTAGTTATTAGTATTGGGTGCAAATATGAACGACTGTCGATCATTTTTGACTTTATTTTTATCCAAAAATGAATTACTTTAATTCGCCGTCATTTGAATTTTTGCAGTCAATTTACAATTAACCCCTATAGTGTCTGAGAACATATAGGGGGTGGGGAAGTACCCCCGCCTCAAATTGGCACAAAAATAAATTCAAAAATGATTGATATTAACTACATCGTGTAATGGGTCTGGTGAGCGGTGAGGGTTTTTAGCTCAGTTTCGAGTTCACCTAGCTGTTTTTGATGGAGTGTTAGGGTCTGTTGAGCTTTTTCGAGTGCGTCCAGTTTCTTTTGCCGTTCTTCTTTGGCTTTTTGGTGCGTTTCTACGAGAGCTTTGGCGGCTTCGTAGGCGGTTTTTAGCTTTAGGGATTCCTCGGTGAGGGTTTTGAGGGTCGCTTCGAGGGTTTGGGAGAGGGCGGTTTTGGTAGATAGATCATCGCGGTGTTGTTTGAGAACGTCATCACTGAGTAAAAACCCCGAAGTGCTTTTGATATCGCGGTTAAGCTCCCGCAGCTCCTCGCGAATCATCTCCTCGATTTTATCGATCTTCTCCAGTCCCAGCAATCGGCGCATCATCGCCTTGCGCTCGTCGTTTTTCATGGAGCTGAGAGCCGTCAGCTCCTTTTGGGAGGCGAATACCGTATGTAAAAATGCCTCTTTCCCCATCCCAAGCAGTTTCGTTACGGCGGTCGTCACTTCCCGGGCACCGGTAACGATACTCTCATCTCCCTCTTTGAGGTTTGCGTAAGCGGTGAGGGCTTTGCCCCGAAACTCGCGGATAGCGGTGTAGCTTTTCCCTTCGATCTCGAAGTTAAGCTCGACTTTGACGCTTCCATCACTTCCGGCAGTAGGAATTAATTTTTTGTCCGTTCGGTTTTCACCGTAGAGGGCGAAGAATACCCCATCAAAGATTGTCGATTTACCCCGTCCATTACGTCCGAGTATCCCGCATAGACCACTCTCAAATGTGATCTCATACGAGGCGTAGCGTTTGAAGTTCTGTAGTTTCAGCGATTCAAGCGTCATTATTGACCTCGTCATAGCGTGCAAAGAGTGTTGCTACTTTGGAGTTTAGACGTGTGAACTCTTCGGGTGTAGAACTCTGCTCTTCCAAGAACGCACCGAAATACTCCTGCAACGAGGCGGCATTTACACTCTCCGTCGCGGCGGAGGATTCGGTACGTCGGAACTTGCGCTGGATTTGAACATTGAGTGCGGTAGGGAAACACGCCTCGATATCGCGGTTGGCAATGTCGATCGATTGGGTGGCACTCAGGTTTTCTAGGGTGATGGAGAGCAATGCCCCCTCAACGTCCAAGGATGCACCACGTGAGCGTAGGGCGTCGAATATGTCCTCTGACGTCTGCGCATCGACACGGAGGCGGTGGCTGGGACGGAGGGTGATAGGGTGAAATGTCACATCAAGACTCTCGCCCAAAGTAACGAGGGCGTATCCTTTGTCGTTACGGGCATCGCTGCTGCTGGTTCGTTCGCTCGATCCTGCATAATAGACGTTAGGGTGTTTGCCGACCTTTCCGAATCCGTGCCAGTGTCCGAGAGCGACGTAATCCATTCTCTCAAACAGCTCCTCTTTCTCACGCGGATAAACCCGCTCACCGTACTCCTCCATCATAAACTGCGCCCCGACGGAGCAGTGAAGCATCATGATGTTATGTTTATCCTCATCTACCAAAGCTTCGCACTCCTCAATCGCCGTGAGATTGGAGAGTTCATCGTTGATGTGGGGGATACAATGGAAGTTGATATTATCAAATATCACTTTCTCATAACGCTCTTCGAATACGGGATAGATATGATCGAGTGTCCGCAGTGCGGCGAGGATTGGGGAAGCGGAGCGGGTGCGCGGGGTGGAGTGGTTCCCTGCAATGATAATTGTCGGAATCTGAGTGACACTGAGCCGTTTTAGCTGTGTAAGACAAAAGCTGATGGCACGGTTGGATGGATGAGGGCGGTGGAAGAGGTCGCCGGTGTGGATGACGTAATCAGGTTTAGTTTCTAATATCGCATCGATCACCTGAGTAAAGGCATCGTAAAAATCGGCTTCACGTTGGTTGATACCAGATTCATTGACGATCTCAAGATCGTTAAACCCCAAATGGGTATCTGAGAAATGGAAAATTCTCAACGCGAGCCTTTAGATGAAATATATTATTAAGACACAATAATAGTTTTTTGCTTAAAGGTTTGTATATAGAATGATAAAAATTAACAATAAGCTAAAGATATTAGTTTTTTTATGATGAATCTGTTAAAATCTATAATCAAACAAATATATACATGAATTCAAGAATCAAGGTATCCATTGACCACAGAAGCTATCAAACAACTAGAAAACGATCTTTGGGCAGCAGCCGATAATCTGAGAGCTAACACCGATCTAAAATCGACCGAATACGCCACCCCCGTTTTGGGTCTCATTTTTCTCAAATTTGCCGACAACAACTACCGACGTGCTGAAAAAGCGATCAACGACGAGTTCGCCAGAGTCTCCGGTACCCGTATGGAAATGCCAATTTCACAGATAGCCATCAGCAAATGTGGATTTTATCTCCCTGATCATGCACGGTATGACTATCTGCTCAACCTCCCCGAACAAGAAGATGTCGCGAAACGGATCAAAGAGGCGATGCAAGACATCGAGAAATACAAACCCGAACTCGAAGGGGTGCTACCTAAAGATGAATACGCCCCGCTAACCCGCACCGACAAGACGATCCCCTCGCAGTTACTGAAAAACTTTTCGAATATTCCGCGCGATGCCAGCGGGGATATGTTGGGGAAAATCTATGAGTTTTTCCTCGGAAAATTTGCCCTCGCAGAGGGGCAGGGGGGCGGAGCGTTTTTCACCCCGACATCGGTTGTTAAAGTGATGGTCGAGATGATCGAGCCGTACAAAGGGACGGTTTACGATCCCGCGTGCGGTTCTGGGGGGATGTTCGTGCAGTCACAGCATTTCGTCGAACAGCACCGAGCCGAACTGGATGCACTGGGCGAAGAACATGAGGAAGATCAGCTTTTTGTCTACGGTCAAGAGAAAACCCTCGATACAGTGAAACTCGCGAAAATGAACTTGGCGGTTAATGGTCTGCGCGGTGAGATCAAACAAGCCAACAGCTACGCC from Sulfuricurvum sp. harbors:
- a CDS encoding SMC family ATPase; this encodes MTRSIMTLESLKLQNFKRYASYEITFESGLCGILGRNGRGKSTIFDGVFFALYGENRTDKKLIPTAGSDGSVKVELNFEIEGKSYTAIREFRGKALTAYANLKEGDESIVTGAREVTTAVTKLLGMGKEAFLHTVFASQKELTALSSMKNDERKAMMRRLLGLEKIDKIEEMIREELRELNRDIKSTSGFLLSDDVLKQHRDDLSTKTALSQTLEATLKTLTEESLKLKTAYEAAKALVETHQKAKEERQKKLDALEKAQQTLTLHQKQLGELETELKTLTAHQTHYTM
- a CDS encoding helix-turn-helix domain-containing protein, with protein sequence MENIISQIERLKKVYICKTDSDLSRILGVDKNTVCVWKKRNSIPAYIFKKISEDKNISIDWLSRGIGSMYIHDANESFLKDVSKIEFALNGPISMDLLKNLCENEEIVKLIELLPHAPKPFIEQIIIRLEEFEKLSKL
- a CDS encoding tyrosine-type recombinase/integrase, which gives rise to MAIDTKLYINKVKQNLWADKGYDVFYYNFKFNDKRYRGLINLSDKVAWNKKDRIAHAEMELLKIRKKREDNITDDRLTLNAMMDKHLLYHEEGRWKTEKRKFYDYNVRNDILGRMAIKDIKAVHIQEVMAKLKDRGLKPRTVGRLIEVLRPVFKQAIDNRVLEYDPMVFIKIKRNKTKKIVVNATQELKKIYDAINNEFFHDPFWLAYFSFAMQGRRRTEIMMIKWEDVSFEHNYYVLRDTKNDEEQKIYLPERIKLLISEFRGRGEYVFTSGYTGTHITGIQHHIDKLKKRLENPAFCLHYLRNVIVSAMAEQGLESMHLSGALGHNDPNTIKKYLTMNYLRSSEMASDVIDTIVNVKKEEVVLDFCI
- a CDS encoding exonuclease SbcCD subunit D, whose amino-acid sequence is MRIFHFSDTHLGFNDLEIVNESGINQREADFYDAFTQVIDAILETKPDYVIHTGDLFHRPHPSNRAISFCLTQLKRLSVTQIPTIIIAGNHSTPRTRSASPILAALRTLDHIYPVFEERYEKVIFDNINFHCIPHINDELSNLTAIEECEALVDEDKHNIMMLHCSVGAQFMMEEYGERVYPREKEELFERMDYVALGHWHGFGKVGKHPNVYYAGSSERTSSSDARNDKGYALVTLGESLDVTFHPITLRPSHRLRVDAQTSEDIFDALRSRGASLDVEGALLSITLENLSATQSIDIANRDIEACFPTALNVQIQRKFRRTESSAATESVNAASLQEYFGAFLEEQSSTPEEFTRLNSKVATLFARYDEVNNDA